A genome region from Brachymonas denitrificans includes the following:
- the glnA gene encoding type I glutamate--ammonia ligase, with protein MAKNVADVMKMVEENEVKFVDFRFTDTRGKEQHVTVPISHFDEEKFNEGHAFDGSSVAGWKGIEASDMLLMPDPNTANIDPFFEETTLILSCDVLEPGDGKAYDRDPRSIAKRAEAYLKASGLGDTAYFGPEPEFFIFDNVRWSTEPGNTFYTIDEYEAPWNSGRQFDGGNKGHRPTTKGGYFPVPPVDSTQDMRAEMVLILESLGIPVEVFHHEVAGAGQNEIGTKFSTLVERADWTQLQKYVIWNVANAYGKTATFMPKPYHGDNGSGMHVHQSVWKDGKNLFAGNGYAGLSDFALYYIGGIIKHARALNAITNPGTNSYKRLVPHFEAPVKLAYSSRNRSASIRIPHVASDKARRVEARFPDPLMNPYLGFAALLMAGLDGVENKIHPGEAATKDLYHLPPEEDKLIPTVCHSLDQALEELDKDRAFLTKGGVFSDSMLDAYIDLKMTEVNRVRIQVNPVEFDMYYSL; from the coding sequence ATGGCAAAGAACGTCGCTGATGTGATGAAAATGGTCGAAGAAAACGAAGTCAAGTTCGTCGACTTCCGTTTCACCGATACGCGTGGCAAGGAACAGCACGTGACCGTGCCGATCTCCCACTTTGACGAAGAAAAATTCAACGAGGGCCATGCCTTCGACGGTTCTTCCGTGGCCGGCTGGAAAGGCATCGAGGCGTCGGACATGCTGCTGATGCCCGATCCCAACACCGCCAACATCGACCCCTTCTTCGAAGAAACCACGCTGATTCTGAGCTGCGACGTGCTGGAACCGGGTGACGGCAAGGCCTATGACCGCGATCCGCGTTCCATCGCCAAGCGCGCCGAAGCCTACCTGAAGGCCTCCGGCCTGGGCGACACCGCCTACTTCGGTCCCGAACCCGAGTTCTTCATTTTCGACAACGTGCGCTGGAGCACCGAGCCGGGCAACACGTTCTACACCATCGACGAATACGAAGCGCCCTGGAACAGCGGCCGCCAGTTCGATGGTGGCAACAAGGGCCACCGTCCCACCACCAAGGGGGGCTACTTCCCCGTGCCCCCGGTCGACAGCACGCAGGACATGCGCGCCGAAATGGTGCTGATCCTCGAATCGCTGGGCATCCCGGTCGAGGTGTTCCACCACGAAGTGGCCGGTGCTGGCCAGAACGAGATCGGCACCAAGTTCAGCACGCTGGTGGAGCGCGCCGACTGGACGCAGCTGCAGAAGTACGTGATCTGGAACGTGGCCAACGCCTATGGCAAGACCGCCACCTTCATGCCCAAGCCCTACCACGGTGACAACGGCTCCGGCATGCACGTGCACCAGTCCGTGTGGAAGGACGGCAAGAACCTGTTCGCCGGCAACGGCTATGCCGGCCTCTCCGATTTCGCCCTGTACTACATCGGCGGCATCATCAAGCACGCCCGTGCCCTGAACGCCATCACCAACCCCGGCACCAACAGCTACAAGCGCCTGGTGCCGCACTTCGAGGCGCCGGTGAAGCTGGCCTATTCCAGCCGCAACCGTTCCGCTTCCATCCGCATCCCGCACGTGGCCAGCGACAAGGCACGCCGCGTCGAGGCCCGCTTCCCGGATCCGCTGATGAACCCCTACCTGGGCTTTGCGGCCCTGCTGATGGCCGGTCTGGACGGCGTGGAGAACAAGATCCATCCGGGCGAAGCCGCCACCAAGGACCTGTACCACCTGCCGCCGGAAGAGGACAAGCTGATCCCGACCGTGTGCCACAGCCTGGACCAGGCGCTGGAAGAGCTGGACAAGGACCGTGCCTTCCTGACCAAGGGCGGCGTGTTCTCCGACAGCATGCTCGATGCCTACATCGACCTGAAGATGACCGAAGTGAACCGTGTGCGCATCCAGGTGAACCCGGTGGAATTCGACATGTACTATTCGCTGTGA
- a CDS encoding lytic transglycosylase domain-containing protein, whose protein sequence is MKQLRGGFLLLALAVGSMLPLAAQADVWGYVDENGMTHFAEKKLDARYQLYFKTESFKFDPRKATVMASSGRGARSAGAVGLVYNPRADSAAGTKAQRLVALINHSGAYRNVSKHMQREAARTGVDFELIKAVAAAESGFNSSAVSSAGAVGLMQIMPATARDMGVQSDERYTVEQKLTDPSLNVKLGTRYLKFLMNKFPGRLDLAVAAYNAGHGAVQRAGYAVPRYTETQNYVRTVLAIYQTLKPGAAGATAYAGVTPIPLARNPKSNGRVSMTLAGSRAKTPPAVPNPVVLTSHQTPQTVALAKDVADKAEAPSAMDTVASKVTVAEAAPVPANIVGDDVVIKDPTDLTPPIH, encoded by the coding sequence ATGAAGCAACTCCGCGGTGGTTTTCTCCTGCTGGCGCTGGCTGTGGGCAGCATGCTGCCCCTGGCCGCGCAGGCGGACGTGTGGGGCTATGTCGACGAGAACGGCATGACGCACTTCGCCGAGAAGAAGCTGGATGCGCGCTACCAGCTCTATTTCAAGACCGAGAGCTTCAAGTTCGATCCGCGCAAGGCGACGGTGATGGCCTCTTCCGGCCGCGGTGCCCGCAGCGCCGGTGCAGTTGGTCTGGTCTACAACCCCCGGGCGGATTCGGCGGCTGGCACCAAGGCACAGCGTCTGGTGGCGCTGATCAACCATTCGGGCGCCTACCGCAATGTGAGCAAGCACATGCAGCGCGAAGCGGCGCGCACGGGTGTGGATTTCGAGCTGATCAAGGCGGTGGCTGCGGCGGAGTCCGGTTTCAACAGCAGCGCGGTATCGAGCGCGGGCGCGGTGGGCCTGATGCAGATCATGCCGGCCACGGCGCGTGACATGGGCGTGCAGTCCGACGAGCGCTATACGGTGGAGCAGAAGCTGACCGATCCGTCCCTGAACGTCAAGCTGGGCACACGCTACCTGAAGTTCCTGATGAACAAATTCCCGGGCCGCCTGGATCTGGCGGTGGCTGCCTATAACGCCGGCCACGGAGCGGTGCAGCGTGCCGGCTACGCCGTGCCGCGCTATACCGAAACGCAGAATTACGTGCGCACGGTGCTGGCCATCTACCAGACGCTGAAGCCGGGTGCGGCCGGTGCCACGGCCTATGCGGGTGTCACGCCGATTCCGCTGGCGCGCAATCCGAAGAGCAATGGCCGCGTCAGCATGACGCTGGCGGGCTCCAGGGCCAAGACGCCGCCGGCGGTGCCGAACCCGGTGGTGCTGACTTCGCACCAGACGCCGCAGACCGTGGCGCTTGCCAAGGATGTGGCCGACAAGGCCGAGGCGCCGAGCGCCATGGATACGGTGGCCAGCAAGGTGACCGTGGCCGAGGCGGCACCGGTACCGGCGAACATCGTGGGCGACGATGTGGTGATCAAGGATCCCACCGACCTCACGCCGCCAATTCACTGA
- a CDS encoding DNA topoisomerase IV subunit B, with translation MASKTPDTAYSEGSIRVLKGLEPVKQRPGMYTRTDNPLHIVQEVIDNAADEALAGFGRKIKVVLHEDQSITIEDDGRGIPFGIHPEENAPVLELVFSRLHAGGKFDKGQGGAYSFSGGLHGVGVSVTNALSSRMEVTSYREGQVATMVFSHGDVIEPLSVRSAVAGDRKQGTTVRVWPEPKYFESSALPWAELVHLLRSKAVLMAGVSVWLSNEKTREQLQWQYKGGLRDYLMQELPADPMFPLFEGEQYADNSEQFSDGEGAAWCVAFTEEGTPVRESYVNLIPTPAGGTHDSGLRDGLFQAVKSFIDLHALLPKGVKLMPEDVFARASFVLSAKVLDPQFQGQIKEKLNSRDAVKLVSGFVRPSLELWLNEHVDYGRKLAEIVIKAAQSRQRAGQKVEKRKGSGVAVLPGKLTDCESRDIRDNEMFLVEGDSAGGSAKMGRDKETQAVLPLRGKVLNTWEVERDRLFANTEIHDISVAIGVDPHGPDDKPDLSNLRYGKVCILSDADVDGSHIQVLLLTLFFRHFPKLIEAGHVYVARPPLFRVDAPARGKKPAAKHYALDEAELQAILEKLRKDGVAEGKWTISRFKGLGEMTAEQLWETTLNPDTRRLLQVQLGTMDWLQTQITMSKLMGKGEAAARRELMELHGDAMELELDI, from the coding sequence ATGGCCAGCAAAACACCCGATACCGCTTACTCCGAAGGTTCCATCCGCGTGCTCAAGGGGCTGGAGCCCGTCAAGCAGCGCCCCGGCATGTACACCCGCACCGACAACCCCCTGCATATCGTGCAGGAGGTGATCGACAACGCCGCCGACGAGGCGCTGGCGGGCTTCGGCAGGAAGATCAAGGTGGTGCTGCACGAGGACCAGTCCATCACCATCGAGGACGATGGCCGCGGCATTCCCTTCGGCATCCATCCGGAAGAGAACGCGCCAGTGCTGGAACTGGTGTTCAGCCGCCTGCATGCGGGCGGCAAGTTCGACAAGGGGCAGGGCGGGGCCTACAGCTTCTCGGGCGGCCTGCACGGCGTGGGGGTGAGCGTGACCAATGCGCTGTCCAGCCGCATGGAAGTGACCAGCTACCGCGAAGGCCAGGTGGCAACCATGGTGTTCTCGCATGGGGATGTGATCGAGCCGCTCAGCGTGCGCAGCGCCGTGGCCGGAGACCGCAAGCAGGGCACGACGGTGCGCGTCTGGCCCGAGCCGAAGTATTTTGAAAGCTCTGCGTTGCCCTGGGCCGAACTGGTGCACCTGCTGCGCAGCAAGGCGGTGCTGATGGCCGGCGTGAGCGTCTGGCTCAGCAACGAGAAGACGCGCGAGCAGCTGCAGTGGCAGTACAAGGGCGGCCTGCGCGACTACCTGATGCAGGAGCTGCCGGCCGACCCGATGTTTCCGTTGTTCGAAGGCGAGCAGTATGCGGACAACAGCGAACAGTTCTCCGATGGCGAAGGCGCGGCCTGGTGCGTGGCCTTTACCGAAGAAGGCACTCCGGTGCGCGAGAGCTATGTCAACCTGATTCCCACGCCGGCCGGCGGCACGCACGACAGCGGTCTGCGCGACGGCCTGTTCCAGGCGGTCAAGAGTTTCATCGATCTGCACGCGCTGCTGCCCAAGGGCGTCAAGCTGATGCCGGAGGACGTGTTTGCCCGTGCCAGCTTCGTGCTCTCGGCCAAGGTGCTCGATCCGCAGTTCCAGGGCCAGATCAAGGAAAAGCTGAACTCGCGCGATGCCGTCAAACTGGTGTCGGGCTTTGTGCGCCCTTCGCTGGAGCTGTGGCTGAATGAGCATGTGGACTACGGCCGCAAGCTGGCCGAGATCGTGATCAAGGCGGCGCAATCGCGCCAGCGCGCCGGCCAGAAGGTGGAAAAGCGCAAGGGCAGCGGCGTGGCCGTGTTGCCGGGCAAGCTGACCGATTGCGAGAGCCGCGACATCCGTGACAACGAGATGTTCCTGGTGGAAGGCGACAGCGCCGGCGGCAGCGCCAAGATGGGGCGCGACAAGGAAACCCAGGCCGTGCTGCCGCTGCGCGGCAAGGTGCTCAACACCTGGGAAGTGGAGCGCGACCGCCTGTTTGCCAATACCGAGATCCACGATATTTCCGTCGCCATCGGTGTCGATCCGCACGGGCCGGACGACAAGCCCGATCTGTCCAATCTGCGTTACGGCAAAGTGTGTATTTTGAGCGACGCCGATGTGGATGGTTCGCATATTCAGGTACTTTTGCTCACACTGTTTTTCCGCCATTTCCCTAAACTGATAGAGGCAGGCCATGTATATGTGGCCCGGCCGCCGCTGTTCCGGGTGGATGCACCCGCGCGCGGCAAGAAACCGGCCGCCAAACATTACGCGCTGGACGAGGCCGAATTGCAGGCCATCCTGGAAAAACTGCGCAAGGATGGCGTGGCGGAAGGCAAATGGACCATCTCCCGCTTCAAGGGGCTGGGAGAGATGACGGCCGAACAGCTCTGGGAAACCACGCTGAATCCGGATACGCGCAGGCTGTTACAGGTGCAGCTGGGAACTATGGACTGGCTGCAGACCCAAATCACCATGTCCAAACTCATGGGCAAGGGCGAGGCCGCGGCGCGCCGCGAGCTGATGGAACTGCATGGCGATGCCATGGAACTTGAACTGGATATCTGA
- a CDS encoding 16S rRNA pseudouridine(516) synthase: MSRPVILTLSDMLFTQGFGTRRVCAGLVQQGLVQLEGATITDALHDVEVREGLPFAVQGQAWEYHAPAYVLLHKPAGTECSQKPSAWPSIYTLLPTPLRQRPQKGAVQGVQAIGRLDQDTTGLLILTDDGKLIHRMASPRHHVPKVYQVTCKHPVEARQVQRLLDGVVLDDDPRPVKAAACEQTGEHTLDLTLTEGKYHQVKRMLAAVGNRVEGLHRSRIGALELPPDLAPGQWRWLAPEQLAALTTR, from the coding sequence ATGAGCAGACCGGTCATCCTCACTCTCTCCGACATGCTGTTTACCCAGGGCTTTGGCACGCGCCGGGTCTGTGCCGGGCTGGTGCAGCAGGGGCTGGTGCAGCTGGAGGGCGCCACCATCACCGATGCCTTGCACGATGTGGAAGTGCGCGAAGGACTGCCTTTTGCCGTGCAGGGCCAGGCCTGGGAATACCATGCTCCGGCTTATGTGCTGCTGCACAAGCCGGCCGGCACCGAGTGCTCGCAGAAGCCCTCGGCCTGGCCCAGCATCTACACGCTGCTGCCGACACCGCTGCGCCAGCGCCCGCAGAAGGGCGCCGTGCAAGGTGTGCAGGCCATCGGCCGGCTGGATCAGGACACTACCGGCCTGCTGATCCTGACCGACGACGGCAAGCTGATCCACCGCATGGCATCGCCCAGGCACCACGTGCCGAAGGTCTACCAGGTGACGTGCAAACACCCCGTCGAGGCACGCCAGGTGCAGCGCCTGCTGGACGGCGTGGTGCTGGATGACGACCCGAGGCCGGTGAAGGCAGCGGCCTGCGAGCAGACTGGCGAGCACACGCTGGACCTGACCCTGACCGAAGGCAAGTACCACCAGGTCAAGCGCATGCTGGCGGCTGTCGGCAATCGCGTGGAAGGGCTGCACCGCAGCCGCATCGGCGCGCTGGAGCTGCCGCCCGATCTGGCGCCCGGGCAGTGGCGCTGGCTGGCTCCCGAACAGCTGGCTGCGCTGACGACCCGATAA
- a CDS encoding EI24 domain-containing protein, whose amino-acid sequence MKIMLDAFWRAVAYCLHPRVILLSLLPLLLMVLAGLAFAQWGWWPVVDAVRLWLDGTAVQTVIDQGFDWLGVPQFKSVVPALVVVVLVTPLIVILSLLAVATLMTPALVKMVGARRFPDLERRHGAGFFGSLGWSLGHTLLALMLLMVSIPLWFLPPLMLVVPPLIWGWLTYRVMSFDAWAEHASRQERRALMQRHRLELLTMGIVTGLLGAAPSVVWASAAVFIAAFVVLIPAAIWIYALVFAFSSLWFSHFCLQALQQLRQEQESGYRGSTGVQTTLDVQAREVGRASATGAGESAALPPAAVPGPTDTANREVS is encoded by the coding sequence ATGAAAATCATGCTGGATGCCTTCTGGCGCGCGGTGGCCTACTGCCTGCATCCGCGCGTTATCCTGCTCTCCCTGCTGCCGCTGCTGCTGATGGTGCTGGCGGGCCTGGCCTTTGCCCAGTGGGGCTGGTGGCCGGTGGTGGATGCGGTGCGTCTTTGGCTGGATGGCACGGCGGTACAGACCGTGATCGACCAGGGCTTCGACTGGCTGGGCGTGCCGCAATTCAAGTCGGTGGTGCCGGCGCTGGTGGTGGTGGTGCTGGTGACGCCGCTGATCGTGATCCTCTCGCTGCTGGCGGTGGCCACATTGATGACGCCGGCGCTGGTGAAGATGGTGGGGGCACGCCGCTTTCCCGATCTCGAGCGTCGCCACGGAGCCGGCTTTTTCGGCAGCCTGGGCTGGTCGCTCGGCCACACGCTGCTGGCGCTGATGCTGCTGATGGTGAGCATTCCACTCTGGTTTCTTCCTCCCCTGATGCTGGTGGTGCCGCCGCTGATCTGGGGCTGGCTGACCTATCGCGTGATGAGTTTCGACGCCTGGGCCGAGCACGCCAGCAGGCAGGAGCGCCGTGCCCTGATGCAGCGCCATCGACTGGAACTGCTGACCATGGGCATCGTCACCGGCCTGCTGGGCGCTGCGCCGAGCGTGGTGTGGGCTTCGGCGGCGGTGTTCATTGCCGCTTTCGTGGTGCTGATTCCGGCGGCAATCTGGATTTATGCGCTGGTGTTTGCCTTCTCTTCGCTCTGGTTCAGCCACTTCTGCCTGCAGGCCCTGCAGCAGTTGCGGCAGGAGCAGGAATCCGGCTACCGCGGCTCGACTGGCGTGCAGACCACGCTGGATGTACAGGCACGCGAAGTCGGGCGTGCGTCCGCCACCGGCGCCGGAGAGTCCGCGGCCCTGCCGCCTGCTGCCGTGCCAGGCCCTACTGACACTGCCAACAGGGAGGTTTCGTGA
- a CDS encoding competence/damage-inducible protein A, translating to MPSPPPHVTLPRFGLLLVGDELLSGRRSDQHLPKTIELLAARGLTLSYVHMVGDARADIAAQLRQVLASGDVVFSCGGIGATPDDQTRQAAAEALGVPLVLQPQAKVLIDQRFAELAEQKGISFEPESADHQQRLQMGVFPQGAQIVPNPYNRIPGFSVGHVHFFPGFPAMAWPMMEWVLDTYYAFWFDQRAWAENAVVVKNASEAMLTPMMEALEARYPGIRVFSLPTLQHPVHGPHIDLGVKGDPAQVTQAFAEMMAGLRSLGCELGPVQHPAAL from the coding sequence CTGCCGTCCCCGCCCCCGCATGTCACGCTGCCACGCTTCGGTCTGCTGCTGGTGGGTGATGAACTGCTGTCCGGCCGCCGCTCCGACCAGCATCTGCCCAAGACCATCGAGTTGCTGGCCGCGCGCGGGCTGACGCTGTCCTATGTGCACATGGTGGGGGATGCGCGGGCCGATATCGCTGCGCAGTTGCGCCAGGTGCTGGCGAGTGGTGACGTGGTGTTCTCCTGTGGCGGCATTGGCGCCACACCCGATGACCAGACGCGCCAGGCCGCAGCCGAAGCGCTGGGGGTGCCACTGGTCCTGCAGCCGCAGGCGAAAGTGCTGATCGACCAGCGTTTTGCCGAGCTGGCGGAGCAAAAGGGCATCTCTTTCGAGCCCGAAAGCGCAGACCACCAGCAGCGCCTGCAGATGGGGGTATTTCCGCAGGGGGCGCAGATCGTGCCCAATCCCTACAACCGGATTCCGGGCTTTTCGGTCGGGCATGTGCATTTCTTCCCCGGCTTTCCTGCCATGGCCTGGCCCATGATGGAGTGGGTGCTCGATACCTATTACGCGTTCTGGTTCGACCAGCGTGCCTGGGCCGAAAATGCGGTGGTGGTCAAGAACGCCTCGGAAGCCATGCTGACGCCGATGATGGAAGCGCTGGAGGCGCGTTATCCCGGCATCAGGGTGTTCAGCCTGCCCACGCTGCAGCACCCCGTGCATGGTCCCCATATCGATCTGGGGGTGAAAGGCGATCCGGCACAGGTGACGCAGGCCTTTGCCGAAATGATGGCGGGCTTGCGCAGCCTGGGTTGCGAACTCGGGCCGGTGCAGCATCCCGCAGCGCTGTAG
- the parC gene encoding DNA topoisomerase IV subunit A: protein MTIPDDLPLPESAPALPQDDNPNLAEYAQRAYLEYALSVVKGRALPDVCDGQKPVQRRILYAMDRMGLSFGGSNGAAGAKPVKSARVVGDVLGRFHPHSDQAAYDALVRMAQDFSQRYPLIDGQGNFGSRDGDGAAAMRYTEARLSKIATLLLDEIDQGTVDFVPNYDGSTQEPAQLPARLPFALLNGASGIAVGMATEIPSHNLREVADACVALVKNPKLPEDELLALLPGPDFPGGGQIISSPSDIADAYRSGRGSLKVRARWTIEDLARGQWQLVVNELPPNVSAQKVLEEIEELTNPKVKSGKKALSQDQLQLKASVLAVLDGVRDESSKEAAVRLVFEPKSRTVSQQDLITTLLAQTSLETTAPVNLTSVGIDGKPVQKSLREMLEEWISFRQNTITRRSQHRLGKVLDRIHILEGRQIVLLNIDEVIRIIRESDEPKPALMEAFKLTDRQAEDILEIRLRQLARLEAIRIEQELKELRAEQARLGDILGSPASLRRLMVKEIEADAKNFGDERRTLIQHEKRVVAEVRVVDEPVTVVISEKGWVRARTGHGHEPGSFAFKAGDGLYSTFECRTVDQLIAFGSNGRVYSVPVASLPGARGDGQPVQTLIELEKGTQLLHYFAGPLQAQLLLSSSGGYGFLAQVEHMLSRQRGGKAFIGCNEGETVCAPSHVAGSSGSVALPEATHVACASAGGRLLTFALSELRQMPKGGRGLMLMGLDDKDTLVGAAAYTRSIRVEGTGRGGKEREEVLEIRSLNNAAAARGRKGKAANWGFKPQRIARVE from the coding sequence ATGACCATCCCCGACGATCTTCCGCTGCCCGAATCCGCGCCTGCGCTGCCGCAGGACGACAACCCCAACCTCGCCGAATATGCCCAGCGCGCCTATCTCGAATACGCGCTGAGCGTGGTCAAGGGCCGTGCGCTGCCCGATGTGTGCGATGGCCAGAAGCCGGTGCAGCGCCGCATCCTGTATGCCATGGACCGCATGGGACTGTCCTTTGGCGGCAGCAATGGCGCCGCCGGGGCCAAGCCGGTCAAGAGCGCGCGCGTGGTGGGCGATGTGCTGGGTCGCTTCCATCCGCACAGCGATCAGGCCGCCTACGACGCGCTGGTGCGCATGGCGCAGGATTTTTCGCAGCGCTATCCGCTGATCGACGGCCAGGGCAACTTCGGTTCGCGCGACGGCGATGGGGCTGCCGCCATGCGCTACACCGAGGCGCGTCTGTCGAAGATTGCCACGCTGCTGCTGGACGAGATCGACCAGGGCACGGTGGACTTTGTACCCAACTATGACGGATCCACGCAGGAGCCGGCGCAGTTGCCGGCGCGCCTGCCGTTTGCGCTGCTCAATGGCGCCAGCGGCATTGCCGTGGGCATGGCGACCGAAATTCCCAGCCACAACCTGCGCGAAGTGGCCGATGCCTGCGTGGCGCTGGTCAAGAACCCGAAGCTGCCGGAAGATGAGCTGCTCGCATTGCTGCCGGGACCGGATTTTCCGGGCGGCGGGCAGATCATCAGCAGCCCGTCGGATATTGCCGATGCCTACCGCAGCGGCCGGGGCAGTCTCAAGGTGCGCGCGCGCTGGACGATCGAGGATCTGGCACGCGGGCAGTGGCAGCTGGTGGTCAATGAATTGCCGCCCAACGTCAGCGCGCAGAAGGTGCTGGAAGAGATCGAGGAGCTGACCAATCCCAAAGTCAAGTCCGGCAAGAAGGCGTTGAGCCAGGACCAGTTGCAGCTCAAGGCCAGCGTGCTGGCAGTGCTCGATGGCGTGCGCGACGAATCGAGCAAGGAAGCGGCGGTGCGCCTGGTGTTCGAGCCCAAGAGCCGCACCGTGAGCCAGCAGGACCTGATCACCACGCTGCTGGCGCAGACCAGTCTGGAAACCACGGCACCGGTCAACCTGACTTCGGTCGGCATCGACGGCAAGCCGGTGCAGAAATCGCTGCGCGAGATGCTGGAAGAGTGGATCAGCTTCCGCCAGAACACCATCACGCGCCGCAGCCAGCATCGCCTGGGCAAGGTGCTGGACCGCATCCACATTCTCGAAGGCCGGCAGATCGTGCTGCTGAACATCGACGAGGTGATCCGCATCATCCGCGAGAGCGACGAGCCCAAGCCGGCGCTGATGGAGGCGTTCAAGCTGACCGATCGTCAGGCCGAGGACATCCTGGAAATCCGCTTGCGCCAGTTGGCGCGGCTGGAAGCGATCAGGATCGAGCAGGAACTCAAGGAGCTGCGGGCCGAGCAGGCCAGACTGGGAGACATTCTGGGCAGCCCGGCCAGCCTGCGCCGTCTGATGGTGAAGGAAATCGAGGCAGATGCGAAGAATTTCGGCGACGAACGTCGCACGCTGATCCAGCACGAGAAGCGCGTGGTGGCCGAGGTGCGCGTGGTGGACGAGCCGGTGACGGTGGTGATCAGCGAGAAGGGCTGGGTGCGCGCGCGCACCGGGCACGGCCATGAGCCGGGCAGCTTTGCCTTCAAGGCCGGCGACGGGCTTTATAGCACCTTCGAATGCCGCACGGTGGACCAGCTGATTGCCTTCGGCAGCAACGGGCGCGTGTACAGCGTGCCGGTGGCCAGCCTGCCGGGCGCGCGGGGCGATGGCCAGCCGGTGCAGACGCTGATCGAGTTGGAAAAGGGCACGCAACTGCTGCATTACTTTGCCGGGCCGCTGCAGGCGCAATTGCTGCTGAGCAGCAGCGGGGGCTATGGCTTTCTGGCGCAGGTGGAGCACATGCTGTCGCGCCAGCGCGGCGGCAAGGCCTTTATCGGCTGCAACGAGGGCGAGACTGTGTGTGCGCCCTCGCATGTGGCGGGCAGCAGCGGCAGCGTGGCGCTGCCGGAAGCGACGCACGTGGCCTGCGCCAGTGCGGGCGGCCGTCTGCTGACCTTTGCCCTGAGCGAGTTGCGCCAGATGCCCAAGGGCGGCCGCGGCCTGATGCTGATGGGGCTGGACGACAAGGACACGCTGGTGGGCGCTGCCGCCTACACGCGCAGCATCCGTGTGGAAGGCACTGGGCGTGGCGGCAAGGAGCGCGAGGAAGTGCTGGAAATCCGCTCGCTCAACAACGCCGCTGCCGCGCGCGGGCGCAAGGGCAAGGCGGCGAACTGGGGCTTCAAGCCGCAGCGCATTGCGCGGGTGGAGTGA